A single window of Salvia splendens isolate huo1 chromosome 8, SspV2, whole genome shotgun sequence DNA harbors:
- the LOC121745893 gene encoding uncharacterized protein LOC121745893 yields MADLIKGAPDPNGPQVFVADKIQTIGLASVSNGIPSIYFSGLEIRKLAENVGHAIVAIWCNLIGLPIHLFDQSALFAIGKLLGTPIQVDRATANKTRLSFARICVEIDITKPPPEEIILDICGRETAQQVRWDKIPAYCRECKHVGHSSNVSYAVGKTERPPKRNYNNAAPQKANQDGNGPTEKQANLEAKQNDTNEWRRQRRNKGKGSPPKARQSGEESVWEGPDIVGNLQEDDGLGKGQLNTRPVQGEEAATKYSMGPSRIKSKDEESTGVPWEHGDTSRRMALSSRGGSRGGSRGRGRHPPSNHGRSEDEWTGNVMSTNKYYSLMANGEFDVEACGEMDEEEMDFQTFGAQPKDASQQVDADNHSMDDNHQIVIFQGGPSNLPGTTLPC; encoded by the exons ATGGCGGACCTGATCAAGGGAGCCCCCGATCCGAATGGACCGCAAGTGTTCGTGGCCGACAAGATCCAAACCATTGGATTAGCATCAGTCTCAAATGGGATACCATCAATCTACTTCTCGGGGCTGGAAATCCGGAAGCTTGCCGAAAACGTAGGGCACGCCATTGTAG CAATATGGTGTAACCTAATTGGCCTTCCGATCCACCTATTCGATCAATCAGCCCTCTTCGCCATTGGCAAGCTCCTAGGGACGCCAATACAAGTTGACCGAGCCACCGCGAACAAGACAAGGCTCTCCTTTGCGCGCATTTGCGTCGAGATTGATATCACGAAACCACCCCCCGAAGAAATCATACTTGATATTTGTGGAAGAGAGACGGCCCAACAAGTGCGGTGGGATAAAATTCCAGCCTATTGTCGGGAGTGTAAGCACGTCGGCCACTCGAGCAATGTTAGCTATGCTGTGGGAAAGACCGAGAGGCCACCGAAAAGAAACTACAACAATGCAGCCCCCCAAAAAGCAAATCAAGATGGAAACGGTCCCACGGAAAAGCAAGCCAATTTGGAGGCCAAGCAAAATGATACCAATGAGTGGAGACGGCAAAGGAGAAACAAAGGAAAGGGATCACCCCCGAAAGCTAGGCAGAGTGGGGAGGAGTCGGTCTGGGAGGGTCCGGACATTGTGGGCAACCTTCAAGAAGATGATGGGCTTGGGAAAGGTCAACTTAACACAAGGCCGGTCCAAGGTGAGGAAGCCGCTACTAAATACTCAATGGGGCCGAGTCGAATAAAATCGAAAGATGAGGAATCAACGGGTGTGCCGTGGGAACATGGAGACACAAGCCGTCGGATGGCTTTGAGCTCCCGAGGTGGGTCAAGAGGGGGCTCGAGAGGGCGAGGGCGACATCCCCCATCAAACCATGGAAGGAGTGAAGATGAGTGGACGGGCAATGTCATGAGCACAAACAAGTACTACTCGCTCATGGCTAACGGGGAATTTGACGTCGAAGCATGTGGCGAGATGGATGAGGAGGAAATGGATTTCCAAACCTTTGGTGCACAACCTAAGGATGCCTCGCAACAAGTTGATGCCGACAACCACTCGATGGATGATAACCATCAGATTGTCATAttccaaggagggccttcaaacCTTCCGGGTACGACCCTAccttgttaa